One part of the Streptomyces sp. NBC_00286 genome encodes these proteins:
- a CDS encoding ABC transporter substrate-binding protein, which produces MPHTKLRRLVTISVAVTLGATALAACGSSDEDSEADSGPVSLTYWSWTPGMDKVADLWNKGPGKEQQITVTVKKQASGDTLVTKILTAHKAKKAPDLVQAEYQALPTLVSNDALADIAGEVDGVKDKFAEGVWQQTTLGSDAVYAIPQDSGPMMFYYREDLFKKYGLKVPTTWDEFAETARALKKRSPDTDLTTFSANDSGQFAGLAQQAGAKWWTTEGETWKVGIDDAATQKVADFWGGLVKEGAIDNQPMYTPAWNKALNTGKQIAWVSAVWAPGTLTTAAPDTKGKWAMAPLPQWSAGENVTGSWGGSSTAVTTDSEHKSAAAKFAAWLNTDPEALTALAKEGGIYPAATTAQTSDAFAEPPAFFSNQPDFYTQASEIAKTTAPSAWGPNVNVAYTTFKDAFGKAATDKSDFGAALKTMQDDTIADMKKQGFEVAE; this is translated from the coding sequence ATGCCACACACGAAGCTGCGTCGCCTCGTGACCATCTCGGTCGCCGTCACACTCGGCGCCACCGCTCTTGCCGCCTGCGGTTCTTCGGACGAGGACAGCGAGGCCGACTCGGGGCCGGTCTCGCTGACGTATTGGTCCTGGACGCCGGGCATGGACAAGGTCGCCGACCTGTGGAACAAGGGCCCGGGCAAGGAGCAGCAGATCACCGTCACAGTGAAGAAGCAGGCGTCCGGCGACACCCTCGTCACCAAGATCCTTACCGCGCACAAGGCCAAGAAGGCCCCTGACCTGGTGCAGGCCGAGTACCAGGCCCTGCCGACGCTGGTCAGCAATGACGCGCTCGCCGACATAGCCGGTGAGGTGGACGGTGTGAAGGACAAGTTCGCCGAGGGTGTCTGGCAGCAGACGACGCTGGGTTCGGACGCGGTGTACGCGATCCCGCAGGACTCCGGGCCGATGATGTTCTACTACCGCGAGGACCTCTTCAAGAAGTACGGCCTCAAGGTTCCGACGACCTGGGACGAGTTCGCGGAGACGGCCCGCGCGCTGAAGAAGAGGTCCCCGGACACGGACCTCACCACGTTCTCCGCCAACGACTCCGGGCAGTTCGCGGGTCTGGCACAGCAGGCGGGCGCCAAGTGGTGGACCACCGAGGGCGAGACCTGGAAGGTCGGCATCGACGACGCGGCGACGCAGAAGGTCGCCGACTTCTGGGGCGGTCTCGTCAAGGAGGGCGCGATCGACAACCAGCCGATGTACACCCCGGCCTGGAACAAGGCGCTCAACACCGGCAAGCAGATCGCCTGGGTGAGCGCGGTCTGGGCGCCCGGCACCCTGACGACCGCCGCGCCCGACACCAAGGGCAAGTGGGCGATGGCCCCGCTGCCGCAGTGGTCGGCCGGCGAGAACGTGACGGGCAGTTGGGGCGGCTCCTCCACGGCCGTCACCACGGACTCCGAGCACAAGTCGGCCGCCGCGAAGTTCGCCGCCTGGCTGAACACGGACCCCGAGGCGCTGACCGCGCTCGCGAAGGAGGGCGGCATCTACCCCGCCGCCACGACCGCGCAGACCAGTGACGCGTTCGCCGAGCCGCCGGCCTTCTTCTCCAACCAGCCGGACTTCTACACCCAGGCCTCCGAGATCGCGAAGACGACCGCGCCCTCCGCATGGGGCCCGAACGTGAACGTCGCGTACACCACCTTCAAGGACGCCTTCGGCAAGGCCGCCACGGACAAGTCGGACTTCGGTGCCGCCCTGAAGACGATGCAGGACGACACGATCGCCGACATGAAGAAGCAGGGCTTCGAGGTCGCGGAGTGA
- a CDS encoding carbohydrate ABC transporter permease translates to MSSLAVRKAAPAAGTTPGTAQGPPLRRRIAFVPTLTLLLGAIYCLLPVAWVVIAATKSGRELFSTFTFLPGTGFAENLSDLNAYRDGVYWKWMGNSALYAGLGALLSTAVSALSGYALSIYRFRGRETVFSILLAGVLMPPVILAIPQYLLLAKADLTDSYASVLLPLILSPYGVYLARIYATAAVPSDVVEAGRMDGASEWRIFTRVAMPMMVPGLVTVFLFQFVAVWNNFLLPFIMLSDDEKFPITLGLFTLLEQGSNTPALYTLVITGALLAVIPLIALFLVIQRFWSLDLLSGAVKS, encoded by the coding sequence ATGAGTTCTCTTGCCGTCCGCAAGGCGGCTCCGGCCGCCGGCACGACGCCAGGCACCGCGCAGGGGCCGCCGCTGCGACGCCGGATCGCCTTCGTCCCGACGCTCACCCTGCTGCTCGGTGCGATCTACTGTCTGCTGCCCGTGGCCTGGGTGGTGATCGCGGCGACCAAGTCGGGCCGTGAGCTGTTCTCGACGTTCACGTTCCTGCCGGGCACCGGCTTCGCGGAGAACCTGTCCGACCTCAACGCCTACCGTGACGGCGTCTACTGGAAGTGGATGGGCAACTCCGCCCTCTACGCGGGCCTGGGCGCCCTCCTCTCGACAGCGGTCTCGGCGCTCAGCGGCTACGCCCTCTCGATCTACCGCTTCCGTGGCCGCGAGACCGTGTTCAGCATCCTCCTGGCCGGTGTGCTGATGCCGCCGGTGATCCTGGCGATCCCGCAGTATCTGCTGCTGGCCAAGGCCGACTTGACGGATTCGTACGCCTCGGTGCTGCTGCCGCTGATCCTCTCGCCGTACGGCGTCTACCTCGCTCGCATCTACGCGACGGCGGCCGTACCGAGTGATGTGGTCGAGGCCGGGCGGATGGACGGGGCGAGCGAGTGGCGGATCTTCACACGGGTCGCGATGCCGATGATGGTGCCGGGCCTGGTGACCGTGTTCCTGTTCCAGTTCGTGGCGGTGTGGAACAACTTCCTGCTGCCGTTCATCATGCTCAGCGACGACGAGAAGTTCCCGATCACGCTGGGCCTGTTCACGCTCCTCGAACAAGGCTCCAACACCCCGGCCTTGTACACGCTGGTGATCACGGGAGCCCTGCTCGCGGTGATCCCGCTGATCGCGCTGTTCCTGGTCATCCAGCGGTTCTGGAGCCTCGACCTGCTGTCCGGAGCCGTAAAGTCATGA
- a CDS encoding AMP-binding protein, giving the protein MYYPLTVRDFLDRAAHVYRDRVAVVDEPEQPGPNLGELTYRELAALARAQAARLDRLGIPVGGRVAVVSQNSARLLTSFFGVSGWGRVLVPVNFRLTQPEIDYIVRHSGASVVYADASRADVLDTLDVKHKFVLGESDDEELFLHGTEPQEWPEPAEDATASINYTSGTTARPKGVQLTHRNLWLNATVFGLHTTISDRDVYLHTLPMFHANGWGMPYGVTGVGGRHIVLRQIDGTEILRRVERHGVTLMCAAPAVLNAVLDAAADWDGEIPGRDRVRIVCAGAPPPTRTIERVMGELGWEFIQIYGLTETSPLVTVNRGREEWDDLEPTERARRLSRAGVPALGVRVDVDADGEVLTASNHNLDGYWDQPEETAKAQAGGWFHTGDGGYVDDEGYLVISDRKKDVIISGGENVSSIEVEDVITSHPAVRQVAVIGIPDAKWGELVTALVVTDGSGVTAEELIAHCRTRLAGFKTPKRVDFVETLPRTATGKLQKFKLREPFWRDGGAGR; this is encoded by the coding sequence GTGTACTACCCGCTGACCGTCCGTGACTTCCTCGACCGCGCGGCGCATGTGTATCGGGACCGCGTCGCCGTCGTCGACGAACCGGAGCAGCCAGGACCGAACCTCGGAGAGCTCACCTATCGGGAGCTGGCCGCGCTGGCCCGTGCACAGGCTGCCCGGCTCGACCGGCTCGGCATCCCCGTGGGCGGGCGGGTCGCGGTGGTCTCGCAGAACTCGGCGCGGTTGCTGACCTCGTTCTTCGGGGTCTCCGGGTGGGGCCGGGTCCTGGTGCCGGTCAACTTCCGGCTCACCCAGCCGGAGATCGACTACATCGTCCGGCACTCCGGCGCGTCCGTCGTCTACGCGGACGCGTCCCGCGCTGACGTACTCGACACGCTCGATGTGAAGCACAAATTCGTACTCGGCGAGAGCGACGACGAGGAGCTCTTCCTGCACGGCACCGAGCCGCAGGAGTGGCCCGAGCCGGCCGAGGACGCGACGGCCAGCATCAACTACACGTCCGGAACGACCGCCCGCCCCAAGGGAGTTCAGCTCACCCATCGCAATCTGTGGCTGAACGCGACGGTGTTCGGACTGCACACCACGATCAGTGACCGTGACGTCTATCTGCACACGCTGCCGATGTTCCACGCCAACGGCTGGGGCATGCCGTACGGCGTGACAGGTGTCGGCGGCCGGCACATCGTGCTGCGCCAGATCGACGGCACCGAGATCCTGCGCCGCGTCGAACGGCACGGCGTCACGCTGATGTGCGCGGCGCCCGCCGTCCTGAACGCCGTGCTCGACGCGGCAGCCGACTGGGACGGCGAGATCCCCGGCCGCGACCGGGTCCGTATCGTCTGCGCGGGAGCGCCGCCGCCGACCCGCACGATCGAGCGCGTGATGGGCGAACTGGGCTGGGAGTTCATCCAGATCTACGGGCTGACCGAGACCTCCCCGCTCGTCACGGTCAACCGCGGACGCGAGGAGTGGGACGACCTGGAGCCCACTGAGCGTGCCCGTCGGCTGAGCCGGGCCGGGGTGCCCGCTCTCGGCGTACGCGTCGACGTGGACGCCGACGGCGAGGTGCTCACCGCCTCGAACCACAACCTGGACGGCTACTGGGACCAGCCCGAGGAGACGGCGAAGGCGCAGGCGGGCGGCTGGTTCCACACCGGAGACGGCGGATACGTCGACGACGAGGGCTATTTGGTGATCTCCGACCGCAAGAAGGACGTCATCATCTCCGGCGGCGAGAACGTCTCGTCGATCGAGGTGGAGGACGTGATCACCTCGCATCCGGCCGTGCGCCAAGTGGCCGTCATCGGAATTCCGGACGCCAAGTGGGGCGAGCTGGTCACCGCACTCGTCGTGACGGACGGATCGGGCGTCACCGCCGAGGAGTTGATCGCTCACTGCCGTACGCGGCTCGCCGGTTTCAAGACGCCCAAGCGGGTCGACTTCGTCGAAACGCTGCCGCGTACGGCGACGGGGAAGCTGCAGAAGTTCAAGCTGCGCGAGCCGTTCTGGAGGGACGGCGGGGCCGGTAGGTGA
- a CDS encoding glycoside hydrolase family 53 protein — protein MFHPRRTLKALLLPLAAGLALTALPAQSAVAASTLQNVGFESDGSGVATPSGWSEYGSTGASFVESGGRSGSYRLSHYASSAYKVETYQYLSGLTNGNYTLRAWVRSGGGQKSAYLALKNCGSAEQRTDLPVSSSGWVRMVVPIRVTNTQCTVSINSDANAGNWINVDDLTFTSGTTNGLAVKGSDVSSLAKSEAKGGVYRNSSGSTGDALAILKSHGHNYARLKVWVNPADGYNNKARVLAMAKRVKAQGMKLLVDFHYSDFWADPGRQDKPAAWAGHSYSQLKTDVYNHTYDVLNALKAQGTTADMVQVGNEINGGMLWNEGSTDNWGQLAGLLNSGYDAVKAVNSSTTVALHLAKGGDLAGTRWWFDSARSNGVKFDVIGLSYYGYWHGSLTDFQTTLDDAATRYGKPVYVAETAYPFRLGSEDSHEDIINTSGELVAGYPATTAGQTAWFRDIMNIVEAVPNNRGLGVFYWESTWTAVNGNGWDPTDPSSGNAWENQALFGYDDRPLPAMSLFNRR, from the coding sequence ATGTTCCATCCCAGACGCACACTCAAGGCCCTGCTGCTGCCGCTCGCGGCCGGGCTCGCCCTCACCGCCCTGCCCGCACAGTCGGCGGTGGCGGCGAGCACGCTCCAGAACGTCGGCTTCGAGTCCGACGGTTCCGGTGTCGCCACGCCCAGCGGCTGGTCGGAGTACGGTTCCACCGGCGCCTCGTTCGTGGAGTCCGGTGGCCGCAGCGGCAGTTACCGCCTGTCGCACTACGCGTCCTCCGCGTACAAGGTGGAGACGTACCAGTACCTCTCCGGGCTGACCAACGGGAACTACACGCTGAGGGCCTGGGTGCGCTCGGGCGGCGGTCAGAAGTCCGCGTACCTGGCGCTCAAGAACTGCGGAAGCGCCGAGCAGCGCACCGATCTGCCGGTCTCCAGCAGCGGCTGGGTCCGCATGGTCGTCCCCATCAGGGTGACGAACACCCAGTGCACGGTCAGCATCAACTCCGATGCGAACGCGGGCAACTGGATCAACGTCGACGACCTGACGTTCACCTCGGGCACGACCAACGGCCTGGCCGTCAAGGGCTCTGACGTCTCGTCACTCGCCAAGAGCGAAGCCAAGGGCGGCGTCTACCGGAACAGCTCCGGCAGCACGGGGGATGCCCTGGCCATCCTCAAGTCTCACGGGCACAACTACGCCCGCTTGAAGGTGTGGGTGAACCCGGCCGACGGCTACAACAACAAGGCCCGCGTCCTCGCCATGGCCAAGCGCGTCAAGGCGCAGGGCATGAAGCTCCTCGTCGACTTCCACTACTCGGACTTCTGGGCCGACCCGGGCCGCCAGGACAAGCCCGCCGCCTGGGCCGGACACTCGTACAGCCAGTTGAAGACGGACGTCTACAACCACACGTACGACGTCCTGAACGCCCTGAAGGCACAGGGCACCACGGCCGACATGGTGCAGGTCGGCAACGAGATCAATGGCGGCATGCTCTGGAACGAGGGCTCCACCGACAACTGGGGGCAGCTCGCCGGGCTGCTCAACTCCGGCTACGACGCGGTCAAGGCGGTCAACTCGTCCACGACCGTCGCACTGCACCTCGCCAAGGGCGGCGACCTCGCGGGCACCCGCTGGTGGTTCGACAGCGCACGCTCGAACGGTGTGAAGTTCGACGTCATCGGCCTGTCGTACTACGGCTACTGGCACGGCTCGCTCACCGACTTCCAGACCACCCTGGACGACGCGGCGACCCGCTACGGCAAGCCCGTCTACGTCGCCGAGACGGCCTACCCCTTCCGTCTCGGCAGCGAGGACTCGCACGAGGACATCATCAACACGAGTGGTGAGCTGGTGGCCGGATACCCGGCCACGACAGCCGGGCAGACCGCCTGGTTTCGGGACATCATGAACATCGTGGAGGCCGTCCCGAACAACCGCGGCCTCGGTGTCTTCTACTGGGAGTCCACCTGGACCGCGGTCAACGGCAACGGCTGGGACCCGACCGACCCGTCATCGGGCAACGCCTGGGAGAACCAGGCACTGTTCGGCTACGACGACCGGCCGCTTCCGGCGATGTCACTGTTCAATCGTCGGTGA
- the crcB gene encoding fluoride efflux transporter CrcB produces the protein MTAPQSEKVDGPGEFRAPARRPSAWHGQGPIVAVVAVGGAVGATARYGASLIWHTQTGAFPWTTFWVNVIGCAVIGVFMVVISDVWAAHRLVRPFFGTGVLGGFTTFSTYAVDIQKLVDEGSPRTGLAYLAVTLVAALVAVWLAVTAARRVLAWRRR, from the coding sequence ATGACAGCGCCCCAATCCGAGAAGGTGGACGGACCCGGGGAGTTCCGTGCGCCCGCCCGGCGGCCGTCGGCGTGGCACGGACAGGGGCCGATCGTGGCGGTGGTCGCCGTCGGCGGCGCGGTGGGCGCGACCGCCCGCTACGGGGCCTCGCTGATCTGGCACACGCAGACCGGCGCCTTCCCCTGGACCACGTTCTGGGTCAACGTCATCGGATGCGCCGTGATCGGCGTCTTCATGGTCGTGATCAGCGACGTGTGGGCGGCACACCGGCTGGTCCGCCCCTTCTTCGGCACGGGCGTCCTCGGCGGCTTCACCACCTTCTCGACGTACGCCGTCGACATCCAGAAACTGGTCGACGAGGGCAGCCCCCGGACCGGCCTCGCCTATCTCGCCGTCACCCTGGTCGCGGCGCTCGTGGCGGTGTGGCTCGCGGTGACGGCGGCCCGCCGGGTCCTGGCATGGAGGCGGCGATGA
- a CDS encoding carbohydrate ABC transporter permease has translation MTSARRKSYGVKGAPYALPSPTTTLKRARSAPYFFLLPATILFALFFALPIGYAVWLSLHRVQVKGLGLGSGARSEVWAGLQNYTDALTDSELLAGALRVLGYGAIVIPVMLGLALLFALMLDSDRVRLAPFTRLAIFLPYAIPGVVAAMLWGFLYLPDVSPFYFVLDKLGLPQPDLLDGGPLFLALSNIAVWGGTGFNMIVIYTSLQAIPAEVHEAAKLDGATPLQIALRIKIPMVAPSLVLTFFFSIIATLQVFSEPTTLKPLTNSVSTTWSPLMKVYVDAFGKGDIHSAAAGAVIIALVTLVLSFGFLRAANSRTKQEEAR, from the coding sequence GTGACGAGCGCACGCCGGAAGTCGTACGGGGTCAAGGGGGCCCCGTATGCCCTCCCGTCTCCCACCACCACCCTCAAACGAGCGCGAAGCGCCCCCTATTTTTTCCTTCTCCCAGCGACGATTCTGTTCGCCCTCTTCTTCGCGCTGCCCATCGGCTACGCGGTCTGGCTCAGCCTCCACAGGGTCCAGGTCAAGGGCCTGGGCCTGGGCTCGGGCGCCCGCAGCGAGGTCTGGGCGGGCTTGCAGAACTACACCGACGCGCTCACCGATTCGGAGCTGCTGGCCGGCGCGCTGCGCGTGCTCGGGTACGGCGCCATCGTGATCCCGGTGATGCTCGGGCTCGCGCTGCTCTTCGCGCTGATGCTCGACAGTGACCGGGTCCGCCTCGCGCCCTTCACCCGGCTCGCGATCTTCCTGCCGTACGCCATTCCCGGTGTCGTCGCGGCGATGCTGTGGGGCTTCCTGTATCTGCCGGACGTCAGCCCCTTCTACTTCGTCCTCGACAAGCTGGGGCTGCCGCAGCCGGACCTGCTGGACGGCGGGCCGCTGTTTCTCGCGCTGTCCAACATCGCGGTGTGGGGCGGCACCGGCTTCAACATGATCGTCATCTACACCTCGTTGCAGGCCATCCCTGCCGAGGTGCACGAGGCGGCGAAGCTCGACGGTGCGACCCCGCTGCAGATCGCACTGCGGATCAAGATCCCGATGGTGGCGCCCTCGCTGGTGCTGACCTTCTTCTTCTCGATCATCGCGACGCTCCAGGTGTTCAGCGAGCCGACCACGCTCAAGCCGCTCACCAACTCCGTTTCCACCACCTGGAGTCCGCTGATGAAGGTGTACGTGGACGCCTTCGGCAAGGGCGACATCCACTCGGCCGCCGCGGGCGCCGTGATCATCGCTCTCGTCACACTCGTCCTGTCCTTCGGGTTCCTCCGCGCCGCCAACTCCCGTACCAAGCAGGAGGAAGCACGATGA
- a CDS encoding DUF190 domain-containing protein, which yields MTRLTGDALRLTIFIGENDTWHRKPLYSQIVHRARAAGLAGASVFRGIEGFGASSLIHTSRLLSLSEDLPVAIVIVDTEERVRAFLPELDELVGEGLVILDDCQVIRYVGREENPAPADRKGKNPS from the coding sequence ATGACAAGGCTGACCGGCGACGCCCTGAGGCTGACGATCTTCATCGGCGAGAACGACACCTGGCACCGCAAACCGCTGTACTCGCAGATCGTGCACCGGGCACGCGCGGCGGGACTGGCGGGCGCGAGCGTCTTCCGGGGCATCGAAGGTTTCGGTGCGTCCTCACTGATCCACACCTCGCGGCTGCTGTCCCTGAGCGAGGACCTGCCGGTGGCCATCGTCATCGTGGACACGGAGGAGCGCGTACGCGCCTTTCTGCCGGAGCTCGACGAACTGGTGGGGGAGGGCCTCGTCATCCTGGACGACTGCCAGGTCATCAGATACGTAGGCCGCGAGGAGAACCCCGCCCCCGCGGATCGGAAAGGCAAGAATCCGTCGTGA
- a CDS encoding beta-galactosidase, with translation MPETAPKGLARLAFGGDYNPEQWPESVWHEDVRLMREAGVTMVSVGIFSWALLEPSPGVYEFGWLDRLLDLLHENGIRADLGTPTVAPPAWFYRAHPEALPMTAAGTRYEFGSRGAICHSNPHYREAAAAITTRLAKRYATHPALALWHVHNEYGVPVSACYCQSCAAHFRRWLAATYESADAVNEAWGTAFWGQRYADFDQINPPRVTPTVGNPAQALDYKRFADATMRENFVTERDILHRLSPGIPVTTNFMTALSQCDSVDYWAWGREVDLVTNDHYLITDGRRTHVNLAMAADLTRSVAGGAPWLLLEHSTSGVNWQPRNPAKAPGEMARNSLAHVARGSDGALFFQWRQSRRGAEKFHSAMLPHGGTDTRVWREVVELGTSVSALAPIQGTRTVADVAVVWDWHSWWAQNLQWRPSEDHDARERADAFYEALYDRHLTVDFAHPEADLSAYPLVVVPALYLMTEAAGRNLKEYVENGGTLVVSYFSGIVDEHDAVHDGPYPGPLRDVLGLTVEEFSPLLPGDQVHVTGPEDSELTADVWTEFVVPRGADTVWTYTDGLAAGHPAITRHRLGEGTAWYVSTRLGADGLDALMGWAAEDARIAPRADLPRDVEVVRRTGESGTYLFAINHTSSDAKVPLDAHGTELLTGERAAGRLAVPAGAVRVVRLDG, from the coding sequence ATGCCGGAGACCGCCCCCAAGGGCCTCGCCAGGCTCGCCTTCGGCGGGGACTACAACCCCGAGCAGTGGCCGGAAAGCGTCTGGCACGAGGACGTCCGGCTGATGCGCGAGGCGGGCGTCACGATGGTGAGCGTCGGGATCTTCTCCTGGGCCCTGCTGGAGCCCTCACCGGGGGTGTACGAGTTCGGCTGGCTGGACCGCCTCCTCGACCTGCTGCACGAGAACGGGATACGCGCCGACCTCGGTACGCCGACGGTCGCGCCCCCGGCCTGGTTCTACCGCGCCCACCCCGAGGCGCTGCCGATGACCGCCGCCGGGACGCGCTACGAGTTCGGCTCGCGCGGCGCCATCTGCCACAGCAACCCGCACTACCGCGAGGCCGCCGCCGCCATCACCACCCGGCTCGCCAAGCGCTACGCGACCCATCCCGCGCTCGCGCTGTGGCACGTCCACAACGAGTACGGCGTCCCCGTCTCGGCCTGCTACTGCCAGTCCTGTGCCGCGCACTTCCGCCGCTGGCTGGCAGCGACGTACGAGAGTGCCGACGCGGTCAACGAGGCCTGGGGAACCGCCTTCTGGGGCCAGCGGTACGCGGACTTCGACCAGATCAACCCGCCCCGCGTGACCCCCACGGTCGGCAACCCGGCGCAGGCGCTCGACTACAAGCGCTTCGCCGACGCCACCATGCGCGAGAACTTCGTGACCGAGCGCGACATCCTGCATCGCCTCTCGCCCGGCATACCGGTCACCACGAACTTCATGACCGCCCTCAGCCAGTGCGACTCCGTCGACTATTGGGCCTGGGGCCGCGAGGTCGACCTCGTCACCAACGACCACTACCTGATCACCGACGGCCGCCGCACCCACGTGAACCTCGCCATGGCCGCCGACCTCACCCGCTCCGTCGCCGGCGGCGCCCCCTGGCTGCTCCTCGAGCACTCCACGTCGGGCGTCAACTGGCAGCCCCGTAACCCTGCCAAGGCCCCAGGCGAGATGGCCCGCAATTCCCTCGCGCATGTGGCCCGCGGCTCCGACGGCGCCCTCTTCTTCCAGTGGCGGCAGTCGCGGCGCGGCGCGGAGAAGTTCCACTCGGCGATGCTTCCGCACGGCGGCACGGACACGCGCGTATGGCGCGAGGTGGTGGAACTAGGCACGTCCGTAAGCGCGTTGGCGCCGATCCAGGGCACGCGCACCGTCGCCGACGTCGCCGTCGTCTGGGACTGGCACTCCTGGTGGGCGCAGAACCTCCAGTGGCGCCCCAGCGAGGACCACGACGCGCGCGAACGCGCCGACGCCTTCTACGAAGCCCTCTACGACCGCCACCTCACCGTCGACTTCGCCCACCCGGAAGCCGACTTGTCAGCCTATCCACTTGTCGTCGTGCCCGCGCTGTACCTGATGACGGAAGCCGCCGGTCGGAACCTGAAGGAGTACGTCGAGAACGGCGGCACCCTCGTCGTCTCATACTTCTCCGGCATCGTCGACGAGCACGACGCCGTGCACGACGGCCCCTACCCGGGCCCCCTGCGGGACGTACTCGGTCTGACCGTCGAGGAGTTCTCACCGCTGCTCCCCGGCGACCAGGTCCACGTCACCGGCCCCGAGGACTCCGAACTCACCGCCGACGTATGGACCGAGTTCGTGGTGCCGCGCGGTGCCGACACCGTCTGGACATACACCGACGGGCTCGCCGCGGGCCACCCGGCCATCACCCGGCACCGGCTCGGCGAGGGCACCGCCTGGTACGTCTCCACCCGCCTCGGCGCCGACGGCCTCGACGCCCTGATGGGCTGGGCCGCCGAGGACGCCCGCATCGCGCCGCGTGCCGACCTTCCGCGCGACGTCGAAGTGGTGCGCCGTACGGGCGAGTCCGGCACCTACCTCTTCGCGATCAACCACACCTCGTCCGACGCCAAGGTGCCGCTGGATGCGCACGGCACCGAGCTGCTGACGGGCGAACGCGCCGCGGGACGCCTCGCGGTTCCCGCGGGAGCCGTCCGGGTCGTACGACTCGACGGCTGA
- a CDS encoding nuclear transport factor 2 family protein, with amino-acid sequence MNPFRKAVEDGDHEAVVALLAEDVVFTSPVVFKPYAGKAITAAILGAVLRVFEDFRYVREIANPDGRDLVLVFEARVGERQIQGCDLLHFDEDGRIDALTVMVRPLSGAQALQQAMAAQFERIEREAAGA; translated from the coding sequence GTGAACCCCTTCCGCAAGGCCGTCGAGGACGGCGACCACGAGGCCGTCGTCGCGCTGCTCGCCGAGGACGTCGTGTTCACCAGTCCCGTGGTGTTCAAGCCGTACGCCGGAAAGGCGATCACCGCGGCGATCCTGGGCGCCGTCCTGCGCGTCTTCGAGGACTTCCGCTACGTCCGAGAGATCGCGAACCCGGATGGCCGCGACCTCGTTCTGGTCTTCGAGGCGCGTGTGGGCGAGCGGCAGATCCAGGGCTGCGACCTGCTGCACTTCGACGAGGACGGCCGGATCGACGCCCTCACGGTCATGGTCCGCCCACTGTCCGGCGCCCAGGCGCTCCAGCAGGCGATGGCGGCACAGTTCGAGCGCATCGAACGAGAGGCCGCGGGCGCCTGA